The segment TCGAGCGACAaggtaatattttcaaataaattccaTCGAAATGCAAAAGATCTACGATCCACCGACGCTggtgaaatttcaatttttaaacgatgAATCTTTCATCGTTGATTCGTCGTGAATGTTAAGAAGGCTAGTTCCAAGAAGTTTTTTTCAAATTCGTTTGGGTGCCCGGATTTTAGGCCCTGGAAAATTCCAGTTGGACGATGTCCGTCCAGCGCTGTCCCTTTGCACTCACCTGGTCTACGGATTCGCGGGCATCAACGCCGAAAATTTCGAGGTTCTTTCTTTGAATCCTAATCTCGACACTGGGGCTGGATACGCTTATTACAGGCTCGTCACACAATTGAGGAGAGACTATCCAGATCTGAAGGTCTATCTTGGCATCGGTGGAAATGCTGATCCGGTGGAGGACACGCATAAGTACCTTGTCGTTGTGAGTAACGCTCGAATATTCgtcgatttttcatttttaaactaCTTAATCTATCTTCGTTGACAAGGGGACCTTACAGTCGTGGACATTGCTTTTGAAACGATAGCAGATACAAGTTATACGTAGTATCAAAAATCTCTGATAGGGTTCTTCATAATGGGCCttcattttcgagatattttgatTTAAAGTTTGGTATACACATAGGAaaggattatttaaatttattttggaGAACTAGTTTTGGTTAAGATGGTAGAGCGATTAGGTATGAAGCTTTCGATACTGGGTTCGAATATTCGTCgatgtaatatttttttataaattttaaacaACTTCTCAATCTACATTCACTAAAAAGTaaaagtagtatacagggtgtacggccacccgtggtgaaaaattttaatagaggattctagaggccaaaataagacgaaaattaagaataccaatttgttgatggaggcttcgttagaaagttattaacaattaaattcaaaaatttcaaatcgttctggaaaaattattttttgttgcgggggtcaattacaatcatttttggtgaatagacatatccccgaaatcctacccactttcgagaaaaaaattcgagtaagtgctgaaagttttggatgaaaaaaaaagactttcgaatcgtcttggaaaaattatttttagtcgcaggggtcaattgtaagcatttttggtcaacagacatacccccgaaatcctactcagtttcgagaaaaaaattccttaccgaaaatataatttctggccagaaatgtctgcccgaattttcatgcgaatctttaaaacgtcataacttctgaacggattaagcgattttaatgtttaaaaaagcaaactacgcgtattttgatagagaatatgtaaaaattctaaaaatattcgaaaagttggtccttgactccgcaaaatgaggaaaaccccataaaaatggtccaagtttcaaacagccataactcctacaattgtgaatatatttcaatgaaacttttttctgaagtagagctcatggatacttacaaaaaagtattagacaacttttctgtagggcgtgaaataaaattactaaaaatgaaaaaggaattttaaaaaaaaatcgacagggggtagctgcctaaatttttcggcggaaatgaaaagttccaaatcattctgaaaaaattattattggttgcgggggtaaattactatcatttttggtgaatagatatacccccgaaatcctatccactttctagaaaaaaattcgagaaggtgtgaaatttttcgacaaaattaaaatatttcaaatcgttctaaaaaaaatactgttagctgtaggggtcaattacaatcatttttggtagatagacatacccccgaaatcttgcgcattttcgagaaaaaaattcagtacggtcggaactttaaacgttaataactgtttaaccaagccttcatcaacaaattggtattcttgattttcgtcttattttggcctctagaatcccccattaaaatttttcccaggagtggccgaacaccctgtatatgaatgaCACATATTAAAGCAAACAGTCCTTAAATTTTGAATACAAAAAATAGTAGTAAGTACAGTAGTAAAATGGCATTGTATTTATATCATAAGCATTATCAAGTATAGTCTGTATTAGTAAATTCTTGTAGGTACTTCGATTATTCATTCTATGTGCTTTTATGTTGTTTGTTCGAAACTCTCGCAGACCGAGACGTCGGAATCGAGGTCGAAGTTCATCAACTCCGTGAACAGGTTATTGAAAGACTACGACTTCGACGGGATCGATCTCGCCTGGCAGTTTCCGGAAGTGAAAGTGAAGAAGCAACGCAGCACGTTGGGCTCGTTCTGGCACGGCGTGAAGAAGACCTTTGGCTATGGAAAATTCAAGGATGACAAGGAACAGGAGCACCGTGACGGTTTCACCATCATGGTCCGCGATCTGAAGGCCCAACTAAGGCCCAAACTAAAGGCTCTGACGGTCACGGTCCTGCCCCACGTAAACAGCAGCGGTCAGTACCTTTATCGATCGCAGTATGTTTCACAAGAGCTTCATATTTAAGAAAGAAAtaagtatttttgaaaaattcgaaaacaggTAATTGCGTTGTACTATTATACGTGTACTTTAAATCCTAAATTCAACGGTCTCGTTAAACATGTGCATTATTCTGTCACGTGTCCAGTCGTCAAGGCCTCTATTAAATAATCAGGAAAGTTATGAACGCTGCTAGGCTCGTCTCTAAATAATCGTCGTCGTTGTTACCAGTCATTAACATCAATTTTCTCACTCCTGCTGATGAAAAGTGATGGGAATAACACTTCTTAACGACGTCTCGAAGTTCGTTGGTTAACTCTTGGTAGAATTGttaaatattctacaggatataATTCACAATTTATTACTCAGGCTATCTATGAATACTCTTATAATTTTGAGCTGTGTACTAACACGAATTACTCGTAGTCGTTATTTTAAAAGTGGCGAAACTCTTGTTTACCGCGACAATTGCGAACGTGTTACGACACGTTGATAATCATTGTCACGTTCCTTAAATATTGAACGTTACGTGCAatatcgtccctgagacgaggtgTTTTAATATAAACAAAATCGTTACCACGAATTGCATTTAAAATTCAGGCACTGGATTCGATATTTCTGTGTTTCGTCCTAGATTTTTCCGAAGTATTATTTATTGAATCAGTATTCAAATTTTGAGAAATGGAATTGTAAACTTACAGGTGatgtctttgttgttttttttagTTTACTACGACGCGAGACTGTTGGCGCCCAACATCGACGCCGTCCACCTATTCACGTTCGACCAGAAAACACCGATTCGCAATCCCCAGGAAGCCGATTACCCGGCGCCGATTTACGAAAGCTTCGGACGCGTTCTCGACGACAACGTTGACAGGACAACCAGGTGATTATTACTTTTTCCCATAGACATCAGACTACACTGTATAAACCACTGCTAAAGTCACTCTGAAATTTTCGATTTTTATATGTTACtgttaaaataatgaaaagcaAACTGTACCATATTTGAAATTGTGTAGAAACAATATTCTGCCAAAGAACAAAAAGTATTTTCAAAAGTTTGCTtttttcctgctcgcttaaggggggaaaccactgtgatggccgaaaataaaatattataaacattaattattataattataattgaaatcAGCGTGAAAGgcctccaaaaatttgttagaaacggGCGAGCGTGTGATTTTTCACTGCAAGTCGTGTAacaagaaatcatgcaattttcttaaactataagACAGTAGTTTTGTGGTTGCACAGTGGTTTCCTCCCTCAAACAATTTCCACTGACGAAATATCGACAGAAAATAACATTCGAATGGTTCTATAGTTTCGAAACAGTAACGAATCAGTTTTCTGTAGttcatttttttagaataaatattattcaaCTGTTTTTAAGAAAACGTAGATCGTTAACGTGATCTTAAATATGGTATACTTCGTTTCTTCAAATTTCAACAAGAATATATACACAAGATTGTGGGGTCCATCgcctcccgtactcgccaccagagggctacgctcttgtctctctcgcaagcgctcgaccgactatCCAATACTCgtctctcctttccttttccgatCTCATCGACAGGACCCCACaagattgaaaattttaagGTGTAACTTGAAGAACAACTCGTGGAAGCCCcaaattacatttaaaaatttcgatgCCCGTAAGACGAACCAAAAATATCCGCAAAGTATCGATTCTTCCTCCAGGTATTGGCTCGAGAACGGTACCCCGAGCTCGAAAATCGTGGTGGGCATCCCGACGTTCGCCAGGACCTGGAAATTGACGTCGGACAGTCAAATATCAGGCGTGCCACCCATCGTCAGCGACGGTCCAGGTGCCGAGGGGCCCCACACTAACATTCCAGGCGTACTCTCCTACGCGGAGGTGTGCACCAGATTGACGGAGAGCGCGGTTGGTCGTCTGAGGCGCGTCGGGGACCCATCGAAGAAGTATGGAAGTTACGCTTTCCAACCGTACGACGAGGCCAGCGGCGCTGATGGTATCTGGGTCGGATACGAGGACCCAGACACGGCTGGAAACAAGGCCGCGTACGCCAAAGCAAAGGGTCTGGGCGGCGTAGCCATTTTCGACTTGTCCCTGGACGATTTTCGCGGCATCTGCACCGGGGACAAATTCCCTATCATCAGAGGCGCCAAATACAAGTTGTAAAAATCGCGACGCTCTTCCagaaaaatttctaagttccccggaaagatttcaagtcTTTCGCCGCTTCCTAATTCGCGGCTACCAGAATAGAGAGAGAGAAGGGGggctgtttaaaatttttaaaaaaatttttctgaCAAATTCCGCCGGAGGTTGTGCCACCTCCTGCGGTGACGTCATATCCAAGAATTTCTGCGAATGGtctccgtctggcatctctgacccTGGATCCCTAGTGTTCCTCTTTTTCCTTTTACAAACTTTCGAATTTGTTCTCAAAAGGAATCTGTACATTTACTCGACACTTTTTTATATTCCCTAAACGTATGTTTTAGCAGAAACCGCAAAGCAGAGCAAACGGAGCACGTAGAATAGATATTATATTTTTCGGAACTGGTCTTCTGTGATTATTCCCCCCTCGAGAAATTCTGAAATTTTCAGGAAAGTTATCGAAGACGTTGTCGCATGTATAGGTAATATATTTTCGTGCAGTCTATGAATTCGGTTAAACACATTTGCTCGGGCGTGTACGAAAGGTTTCCTTGTAAATAGACTAAACTCGGTAAATATATCAAACGTTAGGAGTTATGGCACACGAGACATAGCTTTAGCCGCAGCCACTCTCATACATAGACACAAAAACATTTTTTCTGAAATCTTCTTGTACGATCGATTCGGTTTCGCGATTTCGTTGATCGAAAGCGTCCCGTCGTTCGCCTCGATCGAATCCTCGCAGCGTTTCGATTAGATTACCCAAACGTTTGTGCATGTTGGTTCGCTGCACGCGGTGTTGTTAAATTTTTATCCTCTTTGTTCCGTCATTCGGGACTGCTGTTTCACACGGACGACTCGTAAATTATCGTAAAACGAGAGTTTGGATCCGAAAACCAGAAGCAAATGGGTCTCGATGGACTAATTGCAAAGGCTCGGGGTCCATGGTCGATGGGATAAAAGTAAGTATCAAACATTGAACGCAGTTCGAGTATACTTCCACCGACGAATACCAACAAATATATATTTCGACAGTTGCGTCGCTTTTACAATGAGAAAGCAACGATTACGGGTTGTATAGTTTTTAGCAAAACAGCAGACCAGAAACGGTCGTAACAACACGAACGCAACTTGCTCCATAATTATAATACTTAGAAAATACTGGGCATGGTAGTTGGAATAGCTTACACACTATAGTACAGTTAATAATTCGATATACACTTCAACAGGGGTAGGGCACTCGTTACATTACGGCATACAATATAATGAAATATAATATGTGTAGCGTTACAACGTACAATAACACAACAGTTATCCCTGATTAATCCTAATCTACTCTGATTCTCGATCGTCGCGAATCGTTGGCGCAAACTCGTTCGCGAACTTCAGGAAAGACTATGTTTATACAATTTTAACGTTTCCTCAGTTTATATTGACAAATAACACGAGGTtacaaagttttttttttaataatatcgaCTTCCTAATTTCGAGGAAAGCTGTATCTACAAAGGAATATAACGATCGTAGTACGATAGACAAAAGCAGAAAATATGTACAAGAAATATAATAAGAAAAAGGGAAGGGGGAAATTGCAATGTTAAAGAAGGGTTTGGTGTGTATTTGGACAAGTAGAAAGCGTCTGTCGCTGATTTTCGCGAACGAGTTTGGCTCGATCGAGGTCAATCCGGAGGATTCTAAGCAGGAACAGGACACGCTCGGTGAGATTACGTTGTTTGAAAGCATATCGGTCGACTATTCGTAGCAGTCGCGTGACGTCTGGTGTCGGACAGTGAAAAAATAAGTACGCGGAGATCTCTGACGTGACTTTCTTCTACGTGGAACGTTCCCTCGAGTGCTTCCAGGTGCATCGAAATCGTTCGACATGGAAATGCAACGTGCGTATCACCGATAAAACCTATAGTTTGGACTCGCCCCCGATTTCCTGATTCTTCGTAATTACGCGCCAGGAAGAAATGTCTGGCCAATGTCTTCGATCCGTGACATTGTAACTAACAAAAGGAGGAAGAGTTTCAGTGGAcccctttcttcttcttcttacgtctcaaactatacagggtgttcggccacccatgggaaaaattttaatgggagattctagaggccaaaataagacgaaaatcaagaatatcaatttcttgactgaggcttcgttaaaaagttattaaaaaatttcaaatcattctgaaaaaattactttcggttgcggggctcaattacaatcatttttggtgaatacacatagtcctgaaatcctacccaatttcgagaaaaaaattcgagtaggtagtgaaatttttagacgaaattaaaaaatttcaaatcatactaaaaaaattatatttagttactggggtcaattacaagcatttttggttattagaagtatctttgaaatcctacccactttcgagaaaaaaattcgagaaggtatgacatttttcgacaaaattaaaaaatttcaaatagttctggaaaaattattttcggttgcgggggtcaattacaatcagttttggtcattagacgtatcctcgaaatcctacccactttttagaaaaaaattcagtaaggacggaaactttgaacgttaataacattttaacgaagcttccatcaacaaattagtattcttgattttcatcttattttggcctctagaacctcccattaaaatttttctcaggggtggccgaacaccctgtatattggggACCAGCTTCTCGTGTCTTCAAGCTCGATATCGTTATTTAGAAACTCTCGATAACGAATGTCCAATTTATGGAAATGgcgaatgaaaataattttttttccacAAACGTACATAGTACAGTTCACTTTATTCAAAGTTGGGGGTCTTCGATTTTGAAAACGTCTACGAAGCTGATCCCCACTGTACAATACGACGTACTGATGCGACATTTAGGTACTCGTTACATTTAGTTTTCCCTTACTTCGAGGGTACTGGAATGAAAAATCTTCAACGTTTATATATTTCTCAGGTTCAACGATACGTTTGTACAGCGTTCACGAAGTCGTGCGACGTATCGAAGCGAGGATCTCAGTGTTTTCGTTGATTTCGAACCAACTTTTGTGGTGCACGGTGGCCAAAACTATATAAAATTTCCAATTCGAACTCGCGTCGCCCATCTTCGCGAACGCTCGCTCGTAAATGCATATCAAATAAATGCGAATCGCGCAATTGGTCAACTTTCAGATAAAATATCGCATTATTAAATACAACGACGATCGAAAGTAGAATCGGTGCGAGCGAAGAGAAACTATAGGAAAGCAATAACTCAGTTACAATGGTTTAGTAATTTTTCTGTTACCCGCGGCACAGTCGACTTTCGATCGTCGATAACATTTATCCAGTACAACTTCTTTCGAAACGTACGCTAAAAATAGTCGCGTAACGTGTTGCGCGTCTTTTACAAATTTCGTATTCGTTTCGTACAACCAAATGATCAAAGAGTTTGCGATAAAAGTTCGTCATACGGAACGCAAAGTGTTTTCAGTGCGTTTTGTGCAATCGGGAATCGAATTGTAAATCATACGAGTACACGGTGGTTGAAAGTTCACCCTTTGGGGACGGAATTAGTTTGTAAAATGCAAGCGTGTACATGTTAGAATTCTTAGTTGTATTTCTTTCTTCCATTCGATTCAACGATGAAATTTCcatcgatcgaaacaaaaatGGACACGAACGGTGAGAAAAcgctgagaaaaaaaaaacagttttGAGATTCAAACATCTTCGATTCCTTGAGAAGaaccgaataaaaaaaaaaaatttttcgacgacgaTCATGGCGACAAAATGGGATGGAATTTGGGAGATTTTGTGATCTAATGAAAGGAGGACCTCTAATTGGCTCTATGCTTCTCACGTTTCGCAAATTATTCGTCTCAAATTCGTCGTGGATCGCCATTGGGGGATCAAACGCGCGTTGTGTTTTAATTTGCCATTTTCGCTGACGTTTCGTAACGATTTAATGGTTGAGATCAAAAGTCAGATTTCCAATGTCTCCAAAGAAAAACAGATTTTTGGTTCGCTCGAAATTGCTCGACTCGATGGTTGAAAAGAAGCCTTCTTAAATTCCTTACGTTAAACGAATATTCTAATTACTTGGCGTCGATTAAACAACACTTTGCCATGCAATACTTGCAACGTCGTagacttttctttttcttcgatCGTTCGGTGACATATTCGAACATTGTCGTAccctcgtatacagggtgttcggtcacccttggCAAAAGTTTTAATGAGAGactctagaggccgaaatatacgaaaatcaagaatactaatttgttgataaaagcttcgttaaaaagttattaacgttcaaagtttcgccgtactgaattttattctcgaaaatgtgcaggatttcgagggtatgtctattcaccaaaaatgattgtaattgacccccgcaaccgaaaataatttttccagaacgatctgaaaaatttaggcacctaccccctgtcgattttttttaaaaattcgtttttgattgttagtaattttggttgacggcctacagaaaagttctctaatacttatttgtaggcatccatgaactctactttcccccaaaatttcaatgacatatattcactattgtagaagttacggctgtttgaaaattggaccatttttatggggtttttctaacattacagggccaaggaacaacctttcgaatatttttataattgctacatattctacattaaaatacgcggcgtttggctttttgaacattaaaatcgtccaatccgttcagaagttatggtgttttaaagattcgcatgaaatttcagtgaaacgtatcaatgtatggtcagacattacattttcggtgaggaatttttttctcgaaagtgtgtaggatttcgggggtatgtgtaatgatcaaaaatgtctttaattgacccccgcaaccgaaaataattttttcagaatgatttgaaattttttaatttcgccgaaaaagttcattttcctgaatttttttctcgaaactgcg is part of the Colletes latitarsis isolate SP2378_abdomen chromosome 10, iyColLati1, whole genome shotgun sequence genome and harbors:
- the Idgf4 gene encoding imaginal disc growth factor 4 isoform X1; translation: MKVLIFAAFAALCAQSVLSVDPHEHNKVVCYWNSTAFERQGPGKFQLDDVRPALSLCTHLVYGFAGINAENFEVLSLNPNLDTGAGYAYYRLVTQLRRDYPDLKVYLGIGGNADPVEDTHKYLVVTETSESRSKFINSVNRLLKDYDFDGIDLAWQFPEVKVKKQRSTLGSFWHGVKKTFGYGKFKDDKEQEHRDGFTIMVRDLKAQLRPKLKALTVTVLPHVNSSVYYDARLLAPNIDAVHLFTFDQKTPIRNPQEADYPAPIYESFGRVLDDNVDRTTSIDSSSRYWLENGTPSSKIVVGIPTFARTWKLTSDSQISGVPPIVSDGPGAEGPHTNIPGVLSYAEVCTRLTESAVGRLRRVGDPSKKYGSYAFQPYDEASGADGIWVGYEDPDTAGNKAAYAKAKGLGGVAIFDLSLDDFRGICTGDKFPIIRGAKYKL
- the Idgf4 gene encoding imaginal disc growth factor 4 isoform X2, whose product is MKVLIFAAFAALCAQSVLSVDPHEHNKVVCYWNSTAFERQGPGKFQLDDVRPALSLCTHLVYGFAGINAENFEVLSLNPNLDTGAGYAYYRLVTQLRRDYPDLKVYLGIGGNADPVEDTHKYLVVTETSESRSKFINSVNRLLKDYDFDGIDLAWQFPEVKVKKQRSTLGSFWHGVKKTFGYGKFKDDKEQEHRDGFTIMVRDLKAQLRPKLKALTVTVLPHVNSSVYYDARLLAPNIDAVHLFTFDQKTPIRNPQEADYPAPIYESFGRVLDDNVDRTTRYWLENGTPSSKIVVGIPTFARTWKLTSDSQISGVPPIVSDGPGAEGPHTNIPGVLSYAEVCTRLTESAVGRLRRVGDPSKKYGSYAFQPYDEASGADGIWVGYEDPDTAGNKAAYAKAKGLGGVAIFDLSLDDFRGICTGDKFPIIRGAKYKL